A window of Benincasa hispida cultivar B227 chromosome 9, ASM972705v1, whole genome shotgun sequence genomic DNA:
TGTGCTTAAAAAAAGAATTGCTTGCTACTGAAGAGCTTGAACTTGCAAAAGAATATCTTAAGGAATTAACTATTGATGCAcaaaaattagataaaggtAAATCTTCGGATTAGGTTATATGTATAAAAATTGTTCATCTACTTCTAAAATCATTACTTTTGTTAAAGGCGCCCCTTATATGTATTTAATTTTGTGCACAAAGCAtggaaaaattaaacatattcatgaaaATTCAAAGTTTGTGCATAAACAATTTCATGCTAGACCAAAATGTACTCATAATGTGAACCTTGTGAATAAGCatgaaaaaatcaaaatttatgcataaacatgttcatgaaaaatcaaaatgtatGCATAATGCTAAATGTGTGCATAATCACAGTAATACAAGAGACATACatgtaaaatcaaaatttgtgcCTATATATCATTTTTGTGGAGATAAAGGTCATATCAAAAccttattttaaattgaaaaatgctcCAAGCAAGAATTTCTTTGAGAAAAAGATTGTGAAAAATCAAttagttaaaaagaaattcttACCTAATGTTACTTGTTATTCATGTGGTAAAGTTAGACACAAATTTAATACTTGTTATTTGCCaaaaatgaataataataatgttggAACTAATTTAAAATGGATTCCAAAGTATTTGCTCACTAGCAATGAAGGACCTAAGAAATGGGTACCTAAACTTTTTGGTTGAGCTTTCTTTGTAGGTGTGGTTTAAAAAGTAAATGGTTCTTTAGACTTCAAATTGGggaattaattcaaattaaagcaACTAAAAAGCTTTCTTGAATCTAACAAAGAAAATTGCAtatttgataacatttttttttttgtaactcTTGAGATAATTATGCTATTGGTATCTTTATGGAATTTATCTCTTGAATGGTTTTAgaaagtttaaatttatttgcttgaattatattgtatatagaATTCAATGTCCATGAGAAATAATTGAATATCTATCTATTTGCCATTTATCtatattgtttattatttgGCTTTTTGGTCAAATAGATATTTGCTCTATCCTTatgtttttcttgaaaaatattGAGGAAAAGGATGTTGAGTTTTgcaaaaaaatatctttattttGATGCTTAATATATGTTGATTATCCTCTGGATGAAAGTGATTAGAGTTTTTATTTAATGTCTTTTGAGCATGAAGTTATGCATATTCTATGATTTATATCGttgaatgaaaatcattttgagTTGATGTTTGTCCTATGTTAAAAAGAAATGTCAAATTCTTTTCCATAGGAGGACTATTCACAAAATTGCTAAATTCTTGAATCCCGATAGCATATTGTTCAAAATTACTACAAATTCATTTGTATTGCTTCCATGGCTTATATTGATTTGCTAATATGACTTTGCTATTATTTGGTATCATTTGTTTCACAACAATTGGTGTTTATGTTATAATATTTGGTATCTCAAttgtttgatttatttgaatgatTTTATCTCATTGgtgtttattgatttttctcATTAGAAGGAGATTGCTTGATTTGAAGaggaattatatattttatatatgaatgaaattgattcccatatattttattgatgTGTGCCCCTCTTATGCATATTATTGTAAaattatgttttgaaaatttatttaatatttttacccTCAAGTTCAATTATGTGTTAAATATCTTTCTGTCCCTTATTCCCTTATCAAGGGGAAGTGGTTACTTGATTTTCAAAAGGGggagaaatttgtgaaattgGTCAAAATAGAATTAGTTTGAGCTTGGTTGATTCTTTATGATGTCTCTTGAATTTACAATGTTGTTACTTATTTTTAAGAAGCATGTCAATAGGAAAAGATTTACAAAGTATGTGTTCATGattttaggagaaacttttatGTTTTTATGTTATGTTTTCTTAATTGTCTTTTTTGATTGATTCCAAAAGGGAGAGAGGTAATAAGGAAAAtgaaaacatattattattgaatatattcttTGTGTTcaagtaaattaaaattatgtatGTGTGTTGACTTCAAATTCATATTGTATATCACACACTTCtttggattttatttttcttgacttgtttgtcatcataaaaaatgggagattgttggctttttggcatttattctcaaattaattaataattcttcttttattcattaacaatttgagtgttttgaagtaTCTATTGCGTAGTGCTCGAAACAATGATTCCAATgaaatttgaatcactcaaattgaagttcaaacgaagaagatataACCGAAACAAACTTAATGAAAAAATCTCGAATGGATGACGACATGAAGCTCTAGGGTGAGTGACACATGAGACTTTAACGgtggattttagtttttattgaaaggaaagagaattaaaagaaattgattttgtaaaaaaaaaaaaaaagattttgttaaataaaaaataatttaaaaaaataaattttatattattttatatttgtgtctaacaTCTAATTTTGGACACATGGTGGGAATTGCTTTTGATtgggtttttaaaaacttatttaaaaagatatatattattatattattttttgttttatatctAATGTGGTTAGTTGAATTTAAATCTCCGTCATTCGACTTTCTTTTACCAACATCCAATAGTCTAAATTAAATGtggttttcaacaatttttcttctatttaaattcttcatcttctccaaaattataacaattagtttatattatttttcaatccTCCAAACTCAAAGCCTCCATTGTTACTCTCTTTGAGTTTCAATTTTCtgcttttcatcttcttcttgagagagatattttatattgtaaaGATTCATTTGTTGAGTGCTAcaatttgtaaatccactcttgTAGAGAATTTGTCAAGTGTGCTCtttatttttacaaacattttgtaAGAGTTGCTCTTGTTCCCAGAAAAAAAAGTTGTGAACATTGGTTCGACTCTTCTAGTGAAGTACTCAAAAGAAGCTTGAGAAGTGGACATGGACCGATTTTgtcaaaccactataaaatttctagtgttaatttctctatctctcatactttaattatgcaattaatttattgttatattttattgcatgaaattaattacaatatttaTTCCTTAAATTAATGGCTTAATGTTAATTTAGATTGGTTGAATTGATCTTTATACATCTCAtaccaatatttttattaaaatcaaattgggtgtttaaaaatattaaatagcattgtatttatttgcatgaatttattaatgaaaagtttgttaatttatttaattggacTCACATTagaaaaacaaattattaattttaatgaatTTACTTAAACCCTATTTACGATTGTCATACCGATCCTACATTTCATGCTTCCAACTAAAGCTACCATGTCTGAACAATGGAAATTAACGTACAGTTTTCAAGACCTGAATTTGCAAGTTTGTAGCATCTGGGAAGTTCTTCGGGTCGGTTTCTGGCACGTCGCTTACTCGTCGAGAAAATCCCCTGCTGTGATTTCTCCATCGCTTAGTTACAGCTAACATTAATCTCCAAATAGCGTTATGTTGAACACAAGATTTATGAGCATTGATAGTGTAGAATGTCAATGCTATTGTTGATACTCCTCCACTCAATACAAATAGTAAAAAGAAGCTGTTGGTGCTCAGGCTTGAACTTTCATCTTTTGCATCTCTATCCTCACATTTCTCTTTAGCAAGCATGCTGTCCTCTAACTTTCTATACTCCCCAGTTTCAAATACCTTAAGCAGAGCTTTGTTAACATCTCGTAATAGAGGAGAGCCCCTCGGAAATGCCTGCAAGACATCGCGAAGCAAGAAAAAAAGTTAATCTTTTTCAAGGGATTTATAAAATGTAGAGGATTGAAATGAGATGCAAAGCAAACATAGCCAGCAACAACATCTTACAAATCCAAATCCTCCAACAACGTAGGTTGGTCCAGAAATCATGAATTCCTTGCAAAATCTTGCAAGGAATAATTTCGCAAAAGGGACTTCAAGAAATGCAGCTGCTATCTCCTGGTTTCTGAGAGCGTCAACTAGATCGTTCGGGGTAGTGTAGTTTTTTACACTTTCAGCAGGAAAGTCGAGAACTTCTTCCAAATAACCCTTGACAAAAGTTCCTCTGCCTACTCCCACGGATGCATTTATTTTCTGGAGAGTCTCAATATTCGATATCGTCGCTTCAAACTTTTGAATAATGAGCATGCTAGCAAGATTAGCTGTGTATGTCTGAGTTATCACAAGTGCCATAAATAGCCAAGCCACCATAGCCATTCGCGATAAGTTACTGTGCAGCCTATTACCTTTTGTCAATAAAATCAGccaaaattatgtttattgatctgttttattttattttttgtccaAATGCTTAAGTAAAGAATGACAAGTAAACGCATCGGTTATGTTGGTTACCGTGCAAGGTGAAGAGAGTGGTGAAGGATGAGCAAAGCATGGCTCCAGCTTGATCAAACATTGAACCTTCATGTTCAGGACAGTGATTTCGTTCTATGAACCACACAACAAAGCCATTGTAGGCAGTTACCACAGCAATTAGAATCCACATGGTCACTGTAAAGGGTTTTGTGAACAACAATGCTTTATTGCTTGTGTCTTTTTTGGTAGGAACTATCATCACCAGTCCTGCTTCCGAGTAGGGATGTGTAAATTCTGCATGTTCTACACGTTTTGTCGTCATTGCTATGTCGCCTATTGCTGCATCATATTTCTTTATaggcaaataaaacaaaagaacaaaaaaagatcattaaaagaacaaaaactaAACAAGAATTTGTATAAGGCTTATAAAATGTGTGGGAAGAAGCATTTTTCCATGATAATTCATTGCCAGCTTTGATGACTAAACAAACAGAAGTAACATCAAATGACGTCTTGATTAGATGAGAAGACAGTTCTGTAAGACTCCTAGTAAAGAAGGTTTAGGGATAATTAGTATAATTAGTAGTAAGGGCATTCTAGTAATTAGACATTAAGTTTGTTAGGTTCtttggttataaatagaggagGGCTAGAGGGTGGGGAGAATTTTGGTGGAATTTCCTAATTGGGAATTTGGGAGAAGATTTTCAGCCCTCTTGAAAGTGTTGCTTTGTTCACTTCTTATTGCTGATTTCCGCTGTAATTTCCCCTGAAGTACATAAATAATTCATTCTAGTGCCTTGCTCTGTTTCTTGGAAATTGTCTTGTTGAGTATTTTACTGTTTGCAGATTTGGATACCTAACAAATTTGTTAGGATACCACCTAACAAGGAAATACTCAAGAACACAAGTATTGGTTCAAGAATAATTAAATATGGAAGTATATGAAAATGTATTGAAATATGCTATAATCTCATAAGGAAAGTAACAAGGTAACCCTTAACCTTTCGAGAGGGCTAGTCTCTCCCAAATTTCCAAATTAGGAAATCCCACTAAATTCTTCACACCTTTCTCCAACCCTTCCCCTTCTATTTATAGTAAATTACCTAACCAACTTACTAATTATTTACTATATACCCTAACTAATAACCATTATAATATTCTACTAATTATCCCAACAAATTCCTTCAAATAGATTTCAAATGACGTCTAAGATTAGATGAGAAGACAGTTCATAATTAAGGTGAGTAGTTCTTGTAGCCAATTATTCAAGAATTATAcgaatatttttttccttaccTTCAAGTAGATTGCTTGCACTAAATCATCATAAGTTCCGTTGAAATGATAGAAGTCATGTGGCAGTGGAAGGTAGTTTAAGATTTCTTTAAACAGATCGATTGCAAGTCCTTTGAAGGTTAAATTGTTTCCCATAGGATCTTCGACCACATGTACATACTGTTTGAACATGGAACTAGATGGCACCCCAATTCTCAATGAATTGGCATCTGTTGGTACAACCCATCCCCTTGGAGTTATCGAAGATCCACCTGGCCAAAACACTTCGCCGAGATCCTTCATCGATGAGCTCGAAGACGAATTTTCCCTCAACTCTCTTGAGAAGCCTAATTTATCAGACCAGAAGCCTAGTTCCCTATAACTCCTCCCCACCACATTGATGATCTGATAAGTATCAGCTGGGTATAATTTTCTGTCCTTAAACTGAATTTTTCCACCGAGTCCTTGAAAGTCAGTGAGCTTTATCTTATCTAACAAGTGATTACCCTTTTCTTGGATTTCACTCATTGCCATAGCCGCTGTTGTTACAGCATCATATGCCTG
This region includes:
- the LOC120086153 gene encoding glutamate receptor 2.8-like, encoding MGNLPFLFSFFLFALIVSRKHGTERNASATLVNGGKCRIGAIVDLSSRIGKEEILAMHMAIEEFNSLSNQNFSLIIRDSRSDPNLAALAAKDLISVQQVHALIGRQTWEMASVVAEVGNENQIPVLALANEIPKWATEKFKFLVQASPSQLNQMRAIVGIISSWDWHLVNVIYEDRDFSTTGVFPYLVHALKDVGAEVSDFVGLSQFDSNLFSKELEKLRRGSCRIFVVHMSFKLAVRLFEIANKMGMMGKDYVWITTDSFTSLAHSFNVSINHVLQGVVGVKSYFPESNPPYHEFYLRFCQRFRSKHLEEDNNEPGIFAIQAYDAVTTAAMAMSEIQEKGNHLLDKIKLTDFQGLGGKIQFKDRKLYPADTYQIINVVGRSYRELGFWSDKLGFSRELRENSSSSSSMKDLGEVFWPGGSSITPRGWVVPTDANSLRIGVPSSSMFKQYVHVVEDPMGNNLTFKGLAIDLFKEILNYLPLPHDFYHFNGTYDDLVQAIYLKKYDAAIGDIAMTTKRVEHAEFTHPYSEAGLVMIVPTKKDTSNKALLFTKPFTVTMWILIAVVTAYNGFVVWFIERNHCPEHEGSMFDQAGAMLCSSFTTLFTLHGNRLHSNLSRMAMVAWLFMALVITQTYTANLASMLIIQKFEATISNIETLQKINASVGVGRGTFVKGYLEEVLDFPAESVKNYTTPNDLVDALRNQEIAAAFLEVPFAKLFLARFCKEFMISGPTYVVGGFGFAFPRGSPLLRDVNKALLKVFETGEYRKLEDSMLAKEKCEDRDAKDESSSLSTNSFFLLFVLSGGVSTIALTFYTINAHKSCVQHNAIWRLMLAVTKRWRNHSRGFSRRVSDVPETDPKNFPDATNLQIQVLKTVR